The genomic region CTTTTTCTGAAAGTTCTTTTAAAAACCAAACGTAATAGTAACGAATGGCCAATCTATAATTTTTTTGGGCAACGGCTTCTTCAATAAGTTGTTTAAAATCGGTTTGGTAAATATTACTTTCGATATCTTGGACATGAAGTAGTTTTTTTCCTGCCGAACGACCGAAAATCCATCTTCCTTCTTTTCTAAGAACCGCTTTTACAATAAAATAAATTACCGCTAGAACGATGAGGAAATAGAAAACCCTGGAGATAAGCTGCGAGATTCTTTGTGCTTGAATCCTGTTTTCGATATTAAAAAGATCTGAAATAAGCTCCACAAACCATTTTTTTAGTCTAGAAAACCAGTTGTTGGGATTGGCATTGGTTTCGTAATTATACTCTTCGGAAGTATATTTTTCCTTGACGTCTTTGTCTAAATTCCGTTGTTTTATCACAGAATTCCTATCCACTTGAAGGGTGTCTTTTTGAGCCAAAACAGGCTCACTAGCCGTAACATTGCTATGGCTAAATATAAAAAACAGGACTAGGGTTAGGAATCTCAACATCGCTTTTAAAAGTTTCCTATTTCATCAATGGTAGAACTGGTATGTATATTTTCAGTTTCCTCTTTTAAACTGTAGTAGATTATACTTTGGTTGGTTTGAAGCACTGTCATTAAAAAAAGGTTCAAAAAAAAAGAAAGCATATAAATAAAAACAATCATGGTCGTAAAAGTGGTGGAGAGGCCCTCATTTCCAGCACCTGTATAATCGCTAGAGCCAACAAAAATAGCACCAATCCCTAAAATATAAGGAATCATGGTAAGAATACCTTGTACCACCTGGATCATTAAATAAAACAATGCAACAGAACCATTTGTCGCCCCGAAATTTTTAAATGACATTGTGAAGCTGTAGGAAAAGCAGTCGAAAATTCCCTTTTCACTCTGAAGGTATTCCATAAAAGCAATGAAGTAAAACTGGGTTAGCCACGCCAAAGGAATTATTATAAGTGGAATCCCGATAATGGTAACAGCCAAAACAGCAACTGCGATAAATACCACCAAGAAAATAGGGATGGCGATGAGAACACCGGCCAATAAAAACAGGAAAATTTTCCCAAGGTTACTTTTAAGTTGATTGAAGATCTCATCTTTAGAAAAATAGGCGCCACTATTTTTGTCGTAAAGCTTAAAATATATAGGGGTATATGCGTAGTTTATTATGGCCACGCAAGCAGCTACTACAAAGAAAATGAAAAAAAATACTAACAATAAAAATTCGTTTCCTTTGGCAAATACACCGGGGGAATCTTGATACTCTGCCGAGAAAGAATCGGCAAAAATGAAATCTAGATAATACCTTGAAAAGAAAAAGGTAAGCGCCAATAGTATCAATATAAATAAACCATTAACAATAAAATAATTCTTGTAGAAATGTTTTCCGTTTTCCTTCAAAAAAGTAAAAGTATCAGAGAAGTAAGCACCAAATGTTCTGGATTTATAAAGTTGCATAGGTTTTGTTTAGTTTTTTATATACCAGTTTTGGGTATATTAAATAGTAATAAGAAATTAAGCTTAAGGTAGCCAAAATAATTCCCACCGATAGAAAATGGGGCATGGTGTTGGAGTATCTGGTAACAAAGCCTTCCAAAAATCCAGCCGCCAAAGTGAACGGGAACGTGCTAATGAGAATTTTAACCCCTTCCTTTACTCCGTTTTTAAAAGAATCCATCCTAGAAAAAGTCTTTGGGAAAAGAATACTCGCTCCCAATAAGAGCCCTGCGGCCCCTTCTATAACAATGGCAAATATTTCCATGGCACCATGTATCCAAATACCTCTTACACTTTCCCAAAAAACACCTTCTTTTTGAAACATATATTGAAATGCCCCGAGCATTATTCCATTTTGTAAAAGCACCCATGCCGTACCGATACCTCCAAAAATGCCGAAAACAAAAGATTTGATACCTACATAAAGATTGTTGAAGGTAATGGCTACAAAACCACCCCAGTTGCTGCCACTTTTGTAGATGGCCACTGGATCTCCACTTTTAATATTTTCCAAGGTTGTATTTACATATTGGTCCCCTAAAATGAGCCTTATAAAAGTATCGTCGTTGGCAGCGGAAATAATGCCGATACTTACAAAACAGAAAAATAAAGTGAAGGCATAAGCAACATAACGTCTATTTTGATAAATTATGAGCGGTACTTCGGTTTTCCAGAAATATAGAATTCTGTTGGTATCTTGCCTCTTGGTTCGATAAATTTTTTGAAAAGCTTTGGCGGCGAGCTGATTTAAATATTTAATTACTTTACTTTTGGGATAATAAGTTTGCGCAAACGCCAAATCGTTGATTAATTGGATGTATTGAGAAGCGAGATCGTCAGGATCTTTAAATTCATTCTTGAAAATAGCCTTTTCAAAGCTGAGCCATTTTTCTTTATTTTGCTTGATAAACGCAACTTCTCTCATGTAGGATAAAAGTCTAAATTAAGTAAGAAAATGTCAGAGTTACAAATTAACACCACACAAAATGTAAACATTACGTTTACTGCCGCATCTGTAGGAGAACGTATTCTGGCATACGGTATCGATTTTCTTATTAAAATAGCCTATGCCGTTACTTTTGGGTATTTAATTTTTAAAGTAGGCGGATTATGGGATACAGTATCCGCTCTCGATAGTTGGTCGCAGGCTGCTGTTATTATACTTTTTTTGAGCCCGGTATTTTTTTACACCTTAACGCTAGAATCCCTTTTGGAAGGGCAAACAATAGGGAAGAGAGTGGTGAAAATTAAAGTGATTAAAATAGATGGCTATCAGGCATCGTTTTCCGATTATTTGGTGCGATGGTTCTTCAGGATTATCGATATCGATATAATGAGCGGCATTATAGGATTGATATCCATAGTGGTGAGCAATAAAAGTCAGCGTTTAGGGGATATCACGGCAGGAACTTCGGTAATAACCTTAAAAGATAAAGTTACTATCAATCACACTATTTTAGAAAACCTTGGGAAAGATTATAAGCCTACATATCCAGACGTCATCCGTCTGTCTGATAACGATGCAAGAATAATAAAAGAGACGTATGAAACGGCCAGGAAAACATCAGATTATAAAACGATGCTAAAGCTCAAAAAGAAAATTGAAGAAGTTACGGGTATCGTTTCAATTCACGATAATTCACATACTTTTGTAAAAACCGTTTTAAGGGATTACAATTACTATACACAGCACATGTAATGTTTTATTATATCATCGATTTATTGGGTACCGTAGCCTTTACCATTTCTGGGGTTATGGTTGCTATGAACAAAAGGTTAGACCCTTTTGGCATATTTATTATTGGCTTTGTGACTGCTTTGGGCGGTGGAACTATTCGGGATGTGCTTTTGGGGATTTCCCCAGTTACGTGGCTAATAAATACTACGTATATGTATGCCGTTATGGGTTCGGTAGTTATTGGAGTGCTATTTCGAGATCAATTAAAGTACTTTAATAAATCTTTACTGTTGTTCGATACTATTGGGATCGGACTGTATACAGTGGTGGGCTTGGAAAAAGGTGTCGCTGCTGGGCTTCACCCGATAATGTGTATTGCACTGGGTACCGTGAGTGCTTGTTTTGGTGGAGTACTTAGGGATATTTTATGCAATGAGATTCCAGTTATCTTCCGAAGAAAAGAAATATACGCTACTGCTTGTATCCTAGGCGGTATTAGTTATTTCGTTTTGGAGCTTTTCGACATTAAGAGTAATGTGGTGTTTGCCTTTCCAATAGTCGTTGTTATCACCATACGTTTGTTGGCGGTAAAATACAACCTAAAATTACCTTCGGTTTACCGGGATAAAGAATAGCTACTCTACAATCTCTACAGATTTAATGATCACATTTTTTAGGGGCCATTCGTCGCTACCTGTGGGAACGTTGTTTATTTTATCAACCACATTCATTCCAGAGATTACTCGGCCAAAAGCAGTGTATTTTCCATTGAGATGATGTGCCCCATGCTTAGCTGTTACAATAAAAAATTCATAGGGAGAAGCCAATTTATGCGGATTGGTAACATCGTCGCTACTGGGCATGGACATTACACCACGGTCGTGCCTTAACCCTTTATCAGTATCTGGAGGCAGTAAATAGAAACCAATGCTATCCCTTTTTTTGGCAGTAGCCGTCATGTCGGTGTTTCCTCCTTGTATTATAAAATCTTTCACGACTCTATGAAAATAGGTGTTGTCAAAATAATTCTTCTTTGCCAGGTAGATGAAATTAGCGCGATGGTAGGGGGTTTCATTATATAAATCAACCGTAAAACTCCCTAAAGACGTATTTATTTTAACCACATGTTCTTTGTGGTCTTTTTGGTATTCGAAAAAAAAGGGAATTGCGTTTTCTTCTGTTAAAACAAACCGTTCTTTTTCTTTCTTTTTACGTTGTTCTTCTTTAA from Galbibacter sp. BG1 harbors:
- a CDS encoding DUF4129 domain-containing protein, with product MLRFLTLVLFFIFSHSNVTASEPVLAQKDTLQVDRNSVIKQRNLDKDVKEKYTSEEYNYETNANPNNWFSRLKKWFVELISDLFNIENRIQAQRISQLISRVFYFLIVLAVIYFIVKAVLRKEGRWIFGRSAGKKLLHVQDIESNIYQTDFKQLIEEAVAQKNYRLAIRYYYVWFLKELSEKGHLEFDVEKTNSDYINEIKESSLKKDFSYASYLYNYIWYGEFNIALTEYDRAAVKFEHYIKSVKK
- a CDS encoding stage II sporulation protein M; translated protein: MREVAFIKQNKEKWLSFEKAIFKNEFKDPDDLASQYIQLINDLAFAQTYYPKSKVIKYLNQLAAKAFQKIYRTKRQDTNRILYFWKTEVPLIIYQNRRYVAYAFTLFFCFVSIGIISAANDDTFIRLILGDQYVNTTLENIKSGDPVAIYKSGSNWGGFVAITFNNLYVGIKSFVFGIFGGIGTAWVLLQNGIMLGAFQYMFQKEGVFWESVRGIWIHGAMEIFAIVIEGAAGLLLGASILFPKTFSRMDSFKNGVKEGVKILISTFPFTLAAGFLEGFVTRYSNTMPHFLSVGIILATLSLISYYYLIYPKLVYKKLNKTYATL
- a CDS encoding RDD family protein — protein: MSELQINTTQNVNITFTAASVGERILAYGIDFLIKIAYAVTFGYLIFKVGGLWDTVSALDSWSQAAVIILFLSPVFFYTLTLESLLEGQTIGKRVVKIKVIKIDGYQASFSDYLVRWFFRIIDIDIMSGIIGLISIVVSNKSQRLGDITAGTSVITLKDKVTINHTILENLGKDYKPTYPDVIRLSDNDARIIKETYETARKTSDYKTMLKLKKKIEEVTGIVSIHDNSHTFVKTVLRDYNYYTQHM
- a CDS encoding trimeric intracellular cation channel family protein, with protein sequence MFYYIIDLLGTVAFTISGVMVAMNKRLDPFGIFIIGFVTALGGGTIRDVLLGISPVTWLINTTYMYAVMGSVVIGVLFRDQLKYFNKSLLLFDTIGIGLYTVVGLEKGVAAGLHPIMCIALGTVSACFGGVLRDILCNEIPVIFRRKEIYATACILGGISYFVLELFDIKSNVVFAFPIVVVITIRLLAVKYNLKLPSVYRDKE
- a CDS encoding peptidylprolyl isomerase, which codes for MHYYTVRIVTIIGLFILSSCGNTSKKDDNASVEKTKDTAAVDSAKIKEEQRKKKEKERFVLTEENAIPFFFEYQKDHKEHVVKINTSLGSFTVDLYNETPYHRANFIYLAKKNYFDNTYFHRVVKDFIIQGGNTDMTATAKKRDSIGFYLLPPDTDKGLRHDRGVMSMPSSDDVTNPHKLASPYEFFIVTAKHGAHHLNGKYTAFGRVISGMNVVDKINNVPTGSDEWPLKNVIIKSVEIVE